One genomic region from Streptomyces venezuelae encodes:
- a CDS encoding SIR2 family NAD-dependent protein deacylase — protein MTMVAILTGAGISTDSGIPDYRGPNGVWRKDPEAERLVTYGPYMADPEIRRRSWRMRLDGPVLKAEPNVAHRAIAEYERTSGNALRVITQNVDGLHQAAGVSERKVLELHGSARSVVCTACHARSSMAEALDRVRAGEDDPDCRVCGGILKSATVMFGQRLDPVLLGQAMSIAKATEVFVAVGSSLQVQPAASLAGIAAEHGARLIIVNAEPTPYDPVADEVVREPIGTALPALLDRLR, from the coding sequence ATGACGATGGTCGCAATTCTCACCGGAGCCGGTATCTCGACGGACTCGGGCATCCCCGACTACCGGGGGCCCAACGGCGTGTGGCGGAAGGACCCCGAGGCCGAGCGGCTCGTCACCTACGGGCCGTACATGGCCGACCCGGAGATCCGCCGCCGCTCGTGGCGGATGCGGCTCGACGGTCCGGTCCTGAAGGCCGAGCCGAACGTGGCGCACCGCGCGATCGCGGAGTACGAGCGGACGAGCGGCAACGCGCTACGGGTGATCACGCAGAACGTGGACGGACTGCACCAGGCCGCCGGGGTGTCGGAGCGGAAGGTCCTCGAACTCCACGGCTCGGCGCGGTCGGTGGTGTGCACGGCCTGCCACGCCCGTTCGTCGATGGCGGAGGCGCTGGACCGGGTGCGGGCCGGTGAGGACGACCCGGACTGCCGGGTGTGCGGCGGGATCCTGAAGTCGGCGACGGTCATGTTCGGACAGCGGCTCGATCCGGTGCTGCTCGGCCAGGCGATGTCGATCGCCAAGGCCACGGAGGTGTTCGTCGCGGTCGGCAGCAGCCTCCAGGTCCAGCCTGCGGCCTCCCTCGCGGGGATCGCGGCCGAGCACGGCGCCCGGCTGATCATCGTGAACGCCGAGCCCACTCCGTACGACCCCGTCGCCGACGAGGTCGTACGGGAGCCGATCGGTACGGCGCTGCCCGCGCTGCTCGACCGGCTCCGGTAG
- a CDS encoding phytoene desaturase family protein encodes MLDAVVVGAGPNGLTAAVELARRGFSVAVFEAKSTVGGGARTEELTLPGFRHDPCSAVHPLGAGSPVFKTMPLQRYGLEWLHPELPMAHPWDDGTAAVLARSVAETAASFGPRDAGAYRRLVAPYLGKWDTLARDFMQLPLTALPRDPLTLARFGIDGLPPATWLMRRFQDEKARALFAGLVGHVIAPLGGFATGAVGLVFALAAHAGGWPMPRGGSQSISDALAAYLKDLGGAVHTDFEVKRLDDLPPARAYVFDTSPTALARIAGFGGHYDHYRYGASAFKIDYALDGPVPWTAEEARRAGTVQVGPTAGEIDTALHQASSGTAPDAPFLITAQPSLVDPSRAPEGKHVFWAYGHVPNGWRGDLTDAIERQIERFAPGFRDRVLARATAGPAELAERNANYIGGDIACGAARGLQLVLRPTLSLHPYATPHPAVFLCSSATPPGPGVHGMSGHNAAKAVWRRLRK; translated from the coding sequence ATGCTCGATGCCGTCGTCGTGGGGGCGGGGCCCAACGGACTCACCGCGGCCGTGGAGTTGGCCCGGCGCGGCTTCTCCGTCGCCGTCTTCGAGGCGAAGTCCACGGTGGGCGGCGGCGCCAGGACCGAGGAGCTCACCCTTCCCGGTTTCCGCCACGACCCCTGCTCCGCCGTGCACCCCCTCGGCGCCGGCTCGCCCGTCTTCAAGACGATGCCGTTGCAGCGGTACGGCCTGGAGTGGCTCCACCCCGAACTGCCCATGGCCCACCCGTGGGACGACGGCACCGCCGCCGTCCTCGCCCGCTCCGTCGCCGAGACCGCCGCCTCCTTCGGACCGCGCGACGCCGGCGCGTACCGCCGGCTCGTCGCCCCCTACCTCGGCAAGTGGGACACCCTCGCACGGGACTTCATGCAGCTGCCGCTCACCGCACTGCCCCGCGACCCCCTCACCCTCGCCCGCTTCGGAATCGACGGACTGCCGCCCGCCACCTGGCTCATGCGCCGCTTCCAGGACGAGAAGGCCCGCGCGCTCTTCGCCGGCCTGGTCGGCCATGTCATCGCCCCGCTCGGCGGCTTCGCCACCGGAGCCGTCGGTCTCGTCTTCGCGCTCGCCGCGCACGCGGGCGGCTGGCCGATGCCCCGGGGCGGCTCGCAGTCGATCTCCGACGCCCTCGCCGCGTACCTGAAGGACCTCGGCGGCGCGGTCCACACCGACTTCGAGGTGAAGCGGCTCGACGACCTGCCGCCCGCCCGCGCCTATGTGTTCGACACCTCGCCCACCGCTCTCGCCCGGATCGCCGGCTTCGGCGGGCACTACGACCACTACCGGTACGGCGCCAGCGCCTTCAAGATCGACTACGCGCTCGACGGCCCCGTGCCCTGGACCGCCGAGGAAGCCCGGCGCGCCGGCACCGTCCAGGTCGGCCCCACCGCCGGCGAGATCGACACCGCCCTGCACCAGGCCTCCTCCGGCACCGCCCCCGACGCCCCCTTCCTCATCACCGCACAGCCCAGCCTCGTCGACCCCTCCCGCGCCCCCGAGGGGAAGCACGTCTTCTGGGCCTACGGACACGTGCCGAACGGCTGGCGCGGCGACCTCACCGACGCCATCGAGCGGCAGATCGAGCGCTTCGCACCCGGCTTCCGCGACCGCGTCCTCGCCCGCGCCACCGCCGGACCCGCCGAACTCGCCGAGCGCAACGCCAACTACATCGGCGGCGACATCGCCTGCGGAGCCGCCCGAGGACTCCAGCTCGTGCTGCGCCCCACCCTCTCGCTCCACCCCTACGCGACCCCGCACCCGGCCGTCTTCCTCTGCTCCTCCGCCACCCCGCCCGGCCCCGGAGTCCACGGCATGTCAGGGCACAACGCGGCGAAGGCTGTCTGGCGACGGCTGCGAAAATAG
- a CDS encoding ADP-ribosylglycohydrolase family protein, which produces MALAHGELADRILGGWTGRIAGNMLGKPVERGDHWTREHIDAYLRLTDALPLTDYLPPPPPGATGFELRPEWPRCVRGGIDGSCRDDDVDWSVLGLHLLETRGFAFTTEQVGEEWLLRLPYLQTFTAERVAYRNLANGLRPPLTATYDNPYQEWIGALIRADVYGWTCPGDPRRAASLARRDAVLSHTGNGVYGAMWAAALIAAAFTAPDVRSVLEAGLERIPASSRLARTVRGTIALYEAGLGWSETLDELAERTAGLGWIHTVPNAAVLTAGLLYGEGDFTRTIALTVRGGLDTDSNGATAGSVAGVMCGAAAIPPQWSEPLRDRVSSAVFGYDGVRIGELAERTLRLAVIRRTGPTLTQ; this is translated from the coding sequence GTGGCACTCGCTCACGGAGAACTGGCCGACCGGATCCTGGGCGGCTGGACGGGCCGCATCGCCGGGAACATGCTGGGCAAGCCCGTGGAGCGCGGCGACCACTGGACGCGGGAGCACATCGACGCGTACCTCCGGCTCACCGACGCGCTCCCGCTGACCGACTACCTGCCGCCCCCGCCGCCCGGGGCGACCGGTTTCGAGCTGCGCCCCGAGTGGCCCCGGTGCGTGCGCGGCGGGATCGACGGGAGCTGCCGGGACGACGACGTCGACTGGTCGGTCCTCGGGCTGCACCTCCTGGAGACGCGCGGCTTCGCCTTCACGACCGAGCAGGTCGGCGAGGAGTGGCTGCTGCGGCTGCCGTACCTCCAGACCTTCACGGCCGAGCGGGTCGCCTACCGCAACCTCGCGAACGGGCTGCGGCCGCCGCTGACCGCGACGTACGACAATCCGTACCAGGAGTGGATCGGCGCGCTGATCAGGGCCGACGTCTACGGCTGGACGTGTCCGGGGGATCCGCGGCGGGCGGCCTCGCTGGCCCGTCGGGACGCGGTCCTCTCGCACACGGGGAACGGCGTGTACGGGGCGATGTGGGCGGCTGCGCTGATCGCCGCCGCCTTCACCGCGCCCGACGTCCGGTCGGTCCTGGAGGCGGGTCTGGAGCGGATCCCGGCGAGCAGCCGGCTCGCCAGGACCGTGCGGGGCACGATCGCCCTGTACGAAGCGGGGCTCGGCTGGTCCGAGACGCTCGACGAGCTGGCGGAGCGGACGGCGGGGCTCGGCTGGATCCACACCGTCCCGAACGCGGCGGTCCTGACCGCCGGGCTCCTGTACGGCGAGGGGGACTTCACCCGCACGATCGCGCTGACCGTGCGCGGCGGCCTGGACACTGACTCCAACGGCGCGACGGCGGGTTCGGTCGCGGGCGTGATGTGCGGGGCGGCGGCGATCCCGCCGCAGTGGTCGGAGCCGTTGCGGGACCGGGTGAGCAGCGCGGTCTTCGGCTACGACGGCGTGCGGATCGGTGAACTGGCCGAGCGGACGCTGCGGCTGGCCGTGATCCGCCGGACAGGCCCTACGCTGACGCAATGA
- a CDS encoding inositol monophosphatase family protein: protein MIEDFLEHILGGRTTEVEEAVRKAAAAEIMPRFRQLAAHEVLEKSGPHDLVTVADRSAEAHLTASLTALLPGSVVVGEEAVAEDPAVYEAVRGDAPVWIVDPVDGTRQFVNGDPAFCTLVALAVRGELLASWTFAPALDEMAVAVRGRGATLNGQPIRSGSPAAGAVLEVAASHPDYTTPDQKKALLGLRVEGVAPRPCGSAGLEYLSVARGTLDATAFSWEYAWDHAAGLLLVAEAGGAQTTIAGEPFRIIGGNALPFTAARDAATAERIRRLLGGV from the coding sequence ATGATCGAAGACTTCCTTGAGCACATCCTCGGCGGCCGTACGACCGAGGTGGAGGAGGCGGTCCGCAAGGCGGCCGCCGCCGAGATCATGCCGCGCTTCCGGCAGCTCGCCGCCCACGAGGTCCTGGAGAAGAGCGGGCCGCACGACCTGGTCACCGTCGCCGACCGGTCCGCCGAAGCCCACCTCACCGCCTCGCTGACCGCGCTGCTGCCCGGCTCGGTCGTCGTCGGCGAGGAGGCCGTCGCCGAGGACCCCGCGGTGTACGAGGCGGTGCGCGGCGACGCCCCCGTCTGGATCGTCGACCCGGTCGACGGCACCCGCCAGTTCGTGAACGGCGACCCCGCCTTCTGCACGCTCGTCGCCCTCGCCGTCCGCGGCGAGCTCCTCGCCTCCTGGACCTTCGCCCCGGCGCTGGACGAGATGGCGGTCGCCGTACGAGGCCGCGGCGCCACGCTCAACGGGCAGCCGATACGGTCGGGTTCGCCGGCTGCCGGCGCCGTCCTTGAGGTCGCGGCCTCCCACCCCGACTACACCACCCCGGACCAGAAGAAGGCCCTGCTCGGCCTCCGGGTCGAGGGCGTGGCGCCGCGCCCGTGCGGCTCGGCCGGACTCGAGTACCTGTCCGTGGCCCGCGGCACGCTCGACGCCACCGCCTTCTCCTGGGAGTACGCCTGGGACCACGCGGCCGGACTGCTTCTCGTCGCCGAGGCGGGCGGCGCGCAGACGACGATCGCGGGGGAGCCGTTCCGGATCATCGGAGGGAACGCGCTGCCGTTCACCGCGGCCAGGGACGCGGCGACCGCCGAGCGGATCCGGCGTCTCCTCGGGGGCGTGTGA
- a CDS encoding BCCT family transporter, whose amino-acid sequence MTTEPPQPIERTPPDQHAPDSKVIGIGVAAVVAVVAWAALGEDSFDGASSTALRWVLSNFAWLFVIAADTFLVLCVVIALSRFGRIRLGADDSEPEFTNLAWIAMMFSAGMGIGLMFYGVGEPLTHFLSPPPASGVPAGSGAAARTAMEYSFFHWTLTPWAIYGIAGLALAYAGFRKGRGNRLSSAFVPLLGERRANSWPGKAIDLLAVFATVFGTATSLGLGALQVAEGLNLTMGVEPSTSTQLIVIVSLSAAFVLSAFSGLHKGVKWLSTLNIVLAACLMLFVFLLGPTVYILDTIPASVGGYLHQLLPMASRTGAFTDAGWLGVWTIFYWAWWLSWAPFVGTFIARISRGRTIREFLMGVLLVPSGATVVWFCVMGGTAIRLQSTGAADLAAALKDGAEASLFAMLEALPIGTVTSVIAMILVMTYFVTSADSASLVMGSLTSRGSLHPPTWLVVTWGVLMAAVAAVLLVVGGLNSLQTATILVALPFVVVMLALCFALLKELREDPGAGPVRHHALHGLRDAVRTLVGEAMTEQAGDRHHRLRRAAKARADGEPPEGEG is encoded by the coding sequence ATGACTACAGAACCGCCTCAACCGATCGAACGTACCCCGCCTGATCAGCACGCGCCCGACAGCAAGGTCATCGGGATCGGGGTCGCGGCCGTCGTGGCGGTCGTCGCCTGGGCGGCTCTGGGCGAGGACTCCTTCGACGGCGCGTCGTCCACCGCGCTCCGGTGGGTGCTGTCCAATTTCGCCTGGCTCTTCGTGATCGCGGCGGACACCTTCCTCGTGCTGTGCGTCGTGATCGCGCTGAGCCGTTTCGGCCGGATCAGGCTGGGCGCGGACGACTCGGAGCCCGAGTTCACGAACCTCGCGTGGATCGCGATGATGTTCAGCGCCGGCATGGGCATCGGTCTGATGTTCTACGGGGTCGGGGAGCCGCTCACGCATTTCCTCAGCCCTCCCCCGGCGAGCGGGGTCCCTGCCGGGTCCGGCGCGGCGGCCCGTACCGCGATGGAGTACTCGTTCTTCCACTGGACGCTCACCCCGTGGGCGATCTACGGCATCGCGGGCCTCGCCCTGGCGTACGCGGGCTTCCGCAAGGGCCGCGGCAACCGGCTCAGCTCCGCCTTCGTGCCGCTGCTGGGCGAGCGCCGGGCGAACTCCTGGCCGGGCAAGGCGATCGACCTGCTCGCGGTCTTCGCGACCGTCTTCGGTACGGCGACGAGCCTGGGGCTCGGCGCGCTCCAGGTGGCCGAGGGCCTGAACCTGACGATGGGCGTGGAGCCCTCGACCTCCACCCAGCTGATCGTCATCGTGTCGCTGTCGGCGGCCTTCGTCCTGTCGGCGTTCTCGGGGCTCCACAAGGGCGTGAAGTGGCTCTCCACGCTGAACATCGTCCTCGCCGCCTGTCTGATGCTCTTCGTCTTCCTGCTCGGCCCGACCGTCTACATCCTGGACACGATCCCGGCCTCGGTCGGCGGCTATCTGCACCAGCTGCTGCCGATGGCGAGCCGGACCGGCGCCTTCACCGACGCCGGCTGGCTGGGTGTGTGGACGATCTTCTACTGGGCGTGGTGGCTGTCCTGGGCGCCGTTCGTCGGCACCTTCATCGCCCGCATCTCGCGCGGCCGGACGATCCGCGAGTTCCTGATGGGGGTCCTGCTCGTGCCCTCCGGCGCGACCGTGGTGTGGTTCTGCGTCATGGGCGGCACGGCGATCCGGCTGCAGTCGACGGGCGCGGCGGACCTGGCGGCGGCGCTGAAGGACGGGGCGGAGGCCTCGCTGTTCGCGATGTTGGAGGCGCTGCCGATCGGCACGGTCACCTCGGTGATCGCGATGATCCTGGTGATGACGTACTTCGTCACGAGCGCGGACTCGGCCTCGCTGGTCATGGGCTCGCTGACGAGCCGTGGCTCGCTCCACCCGCCGACCTGGCTCGTGGTGACCTGGGGCGTGCTCATGGCGGCGGTGGCGGCGGTGCTGCTCGTCGTCGGCGGGCTGAACTCGCTCCAGACGGCGACGATCCTGGTGGCGCTGCCGTTCGTGGTGGTCATGCTCGCGCTGTGTTTCGCGCTCCTGAAGGAGCTGCGGGAGGACCCGGGCGCGGGCCCCGTCCGGCATCACGCGCTGCACGGGCTGCGGGACGCGGTGCGGACGCTGGTCGGCGAGGCGATGACGGAGCAGGCCGGGGACCGTCACCACCGGCTCCGCCGGGCCGCGAAGGCCCGTGCCGACGGCGAACCCCCCGAGGGCGAGGGCTGA
- a CDS encoding metallophosphoesterase — protein sequence MIVIAQVSDIHVDRGQRSADRTRAVMRYLEDLPYDLAAVLVTGDIADHGTADEYALVRELLNSRHPLLVCPGNHDDRAAFRKVLLPEDAEARPSAPVNQVLRGEGFVVALCDSSVPGKDEGYLEDETLEWLDGVLAATPHEIPVLVAFHHPPVPLHTPYVDEIRQFGAERLAALADRHPHLRGFLAGHAHTAAATTFAGRPLLVAPGVVSTIRLPWENPGPDSPHVHRDLPPALAFHILDEDGGLTTHYRTVTV from the coding sequence GTGATCGTCATCGCCCAGGTCAGCGACATCCATGTCGACAGGGGACAGCGCAGCGCCGACCGCACCCGCGCGGTCATGCGGTACCTGGAGGACCTGCCGTACGACCTGGCGGCCGTCCTCGTCACCGGGGACATCGCCGACCACGGGACGGCGGACGAGTACGCCCTCGTCCGGGAGCTGCTGAACTCCCGTCACCCGCTGCTCGTCTGCCCCGGCAACCACGACGACCGCGCCGCCTTCCGGAAGGTCCTCCTCCCCGAGGACGCCGAGGCCCGCCCCTCCGCGCCCGTCAACCAGGTCCTCCGGGGCGAGGGCTTCGTGGTGGCCCTCTGCGACTCCTCGGTGCCGGGCAAGGACGAGGGGTACCTGGAGGACGAGACCCTGGAGTGGCTGGACGGCGTCCTCGCCGCCACCCCGCACGAGATCCCCGTCCTCGTCGCCTTCCACCACCCTCCCGTCCCGCTCCACACCCCGTACGTGGACGAGATCCGGCAGTTCGGCGCGGAGCGGCTCGCCGCCCTCGCCGACCGCCACCCCCACCTCAGGGGCTTCCTCGCGGGCCACGCCCACACGGCGGCGGCCACCACCTTCGCCGGGCGCCCGCTGCTCGTGGCACCCGGCGTCGTCTCCACCATCCGCCTCCCCTGGGAGAACCCGGGCCCGGACTCCCCGCACGTCCACCGCGACCTGCCGCCCGCGCTCGCCTTCCACATCCTCGACGAGGACGGCGGGCTGACCACCCACTACCGGACCGTCACCGTCTGA
- a CDS encoding DNA-3-methyladenine glycosylase 2: MHTETERCVRAVQSKDARFDGVFFTAVRTTRIYCRPSCPVVPPKPENMEFHPSAASCQRAGFRACKRCRPDTSPGSPEWHVRADAVARAMRLIQDGVVDREGVPGLARRLGWSTRQIERQLLAELGAGPLALARAQRAQTARVLIETTPLPMGEIAFAAGFSSIRTFNDTVREVFGLTPGELRTRAARARPEKTAAAPGVISLRLPFRAPLEPSNLFGHLAATAVPGVEEWRDGAYRRTLSLPYGHGIVGLTPRADHIACRLFLTDPRDLTHAISRCRRLLDLDADPVAVDDRLRTDPLLAPLVEAAPGRRVPGTVDPAEFAVRAVLGQQVSTAAARTHAARLVTAYGTPVDDPEGGLTHLFPGSQALAALDPESLALPRSRRTTLLTLVEALADGSLTLGPADDREEARARLLALPGFGPWTTEIIAMRALGDPDAFPPGDLGIRRAAEGLGLPGTPAALTARAADWRPWRAYAVQYLWATDDHPINHLPA; the protein is encoded by the coding sequence ATGCACACCGAAACCGAGCGCTGCGTGCGGGCCGTCCAGTCGAAGGACGCCCGCTTCGACGGCGTGTTCTTCACCGCCGTCCGCACCACCCGGATCTACTGCCGGCCCAGCTGCCCGGTCGTCCCGCCCAAGCCCGAGAACATGGAGTTCCACCCCAGCGCCGCGTCCTGCCAGCGCGCCGGGTTCCGGGCATGCAAGCGGTGCCGGCCCGACACCAGCCCCGGCTCGCCGGAGTGGCACGTCAGGGCGGACGCCGTCGCCCGCGCCATGCGCCTCATCCAGGACGGCGTCGTCGACCGGGAGGGTGTCCCCGGACTCGCCCGGCGGCTCGGCTGGTCCACCCGCCAGATCGAGCGCCAGCTCCTCGCCGAGCTCGGCGCCGGACCCCTCGCCCTGGCCCGCGCCCAGCGTGCCCAGACCGCCCGGGTCCTCATCGAGACGACCCCGCTGCCGATGGGCGAGATCGCCTTCGCGGCGGGCTTCTCCTCCATCCGCACCTTCAACGACACCGTCCGCGAGGTCTTCGGCCTCACCCCCGGGGAGCTCCGCACCCGCGCCGCCCGCGCCCGCCCCGAGAAGACCGCGGCCGCCCCCGGGGTCATCAGCCTCCGGCTGCCGTTCCGCGCCCCCCTCGAACCGTCCAACCTCTTCGGCCACCTCGCCGCGACCGCCGTCCCCGGCGTCGAGGAATGGCGTGACGGCGCCTACCGGCGGACGCTGAGCCTCCCGTACGGACACGGCATCGTCGGCCTCACGCCCCGCGCCGACCACATCGCCTGCCGGCTCTTCCTCACCGACCCGCGCGACCTCACCCACGCGATCAGCCGCTGCCGCAGGCTCCTCGACCTCGACGCCGACCCCGTCGCCGTCGACGACCGGCTCCGCACGGACCCGCTGCTCGCCCCGCTCGTCGAAGCGGCGCCCGGCCGCCGCGTGCCCGGAACGGTCGACCCCGCCGAGTTCGCCGTACGGGCCGTCCTCGGCCAGCAGGTCTCCACCGCCGCCGCCCGCACCCACGCGGCCCGCCTGGTCACCGCGTACGGCACGCCCGTCGACGACCCCGAGGGCGGCCTCACCCACCTCTTCCCCGGCTCGCAGGCGCTCGCCGCGCTCGACCCGGAGAGCCTCGCCCTGCCCCGCAGCCGCCGCACCACCCTCCTCACTCTCGTCGAGGCGCTCGCGGACGGCTCGCTCACCCTCGGCCCCGCCGACGACCGCGAGGAGGCCCGCGCCCGGCTCCTCGCCCTGCCCGGCTTCGGCCCCTGGACCACCGAGATCATCGCGATGCGCGCGCTCGGCGACCCCGACGCCTTCCCCCCCGGCGACCTCGGCATCCGCCGCGCCGCCGAAGGCCTCGGCCTGCCCGGCACCCCCGCCGCACTCACCGCCAGGGCCGCCGACTGGCGACCCTGGCGCGCCTACGCCGTCCAGTACCTCTGGGCCACCGACGACCACCCGATCAACCACCTGCCCGCCTGA
- a CDS encoding L-threonylcarbamoyladenylate synthase, with translation MAKYFDVHPDNPQPRTIGSVADSIRNGALVAYPTDSCYALGSRLGSRDGISRIRTIRDLDDRHHFTLMCENFAQLGQLVQIDNDVFRAIKAATPGPYTFILPATREVPRQLLHPKKKTVGVRIPDHVVTQALLAELGEPLLSSTLLLPDEAEPLTQGWEIKERLDHQVDVVVDSGDCGTEPTTVVDFSSGEPEIVRRGAGDTTRFE, from the coding sequence ATGGCCAAGTACTTCGACGTGCACCCCGACAACCCCCAGCCGCGCACCATCGGCTCGGTGGCGGACAGCATCCGGAACGGGGCGCTCGTCGCGTACCCGACCGACTCCTGCTACGCCCTCGGCAGCCGACTGGGCAGCCGCGACGGCATCAGCCGCATCCGGACGATCCGCGACCTCGACGACCGGCACCACTTCACGCTCATGTGCGAGAACTTCGCCCAGCTGGGCCAGCTCGTCCAGATCGACAACGACGTCTTCCGCGCGATCAAGGCCGCGACCCCGGGGCCGTACACCTTCATCCTGCCCGCCACCAGGGAAGTGCCGCGCCAGCTGCTGCACCCCAAGAAGAAGACGGTCGGCGTCCGCATCCCCGATCACGTCGTCACCCAGGCCCTCCTCGCGGAGCTCGGCGAACCCCTGCTCTCCAGCACCCTGCTCCTGCCCGACGAGGCCGAACCCCTCACCCAGGGCTGGGAGATCAAGGAGCGCCTCGACCACCAGGTGGACGTGGTCGTCGACTCCGGCGACTGCGGCACCGAACCGACCACCGTCGTCGACTTCTCCAGCGGCGAGCCCGAGATCGTCCGGCGCGGCGCGGGGGACACCACGCGGTTCGAGTAG
- a CDS encoding type II toxin-antitoxin system VapB family antitoxin, whose product MAKVNIALDAELVVEVMVLAGVGNPQDAVEAVVRDYIARGHRTEARVAGRDEPHRTGELLPPEPPQG is encoded by the coding sequence ATGGCCAAGGTGAACATCGCGCTCGACGCCGAACTCGTCGTGGAAGTCATGGTCCTCGCAGGGGTCGGCAACCCCCAGGACGCCGTGGAGGCCGTCGTCCGTGACTACATCGCGCGGGGACACCGCACCGAGGCCCGGGTCGCCGGCCGCGACGAACCGCACCGCACCGGCGAACTCCTGCCGCCCGAGCCCCCGCAGGGCTGA
- a CDS encoding methylated-DNA--[protein]-cysteine S-methyltransferase has product MPTVQHTVVDSPYEPLTLVAVDGVLSRLHMTGQRHRPPEETFGEPDPRPFGEAIRQLDAYFAGELTEFDLPLHLVGTPFQLRVWDELCRIPYGETRTYGELAEALGNPNASRAVGLANGKNPVGIVVPCHRVVGSGGSLTGYGGGLDRKQRLLALEAGAQAPAALF; this is encoded by the coding sequence GTGCCCACCGTCCAGCACACCGTCGTGGACAGCCCCTACGAGCCGCTGACCCTCGTCGCCGTCGACGGCGTCCTCAGCCGCCTCCACATGACGGGTCAGCGCCACCGCCCGCCGGAGGAGACCTTCGGCGAACCCGACCCCCGCCCCTTCGGCGAGGCGATCCGCCAGCTCGACGCCTACTTCGCCGGGGAGCTCACCGAGTTCGACCTCCCGCTCCACCTGGTCGGCACCCCGTTCCAGCTGCGGGTCTGGGACGAGCTGTGCCGCATCCCGTACGGGGAGACCCGGACGTACGGCGAACTGGCCGAGGCCCTCGGCAACCCCAACGCCTCCCGGGCCGTCGGCCTCGCCAACGGCAAGAACCCGGTGGGCATCGTCGTCCCCTGCCACCGCGTGGTCGGCTCGGGCGGCAGCCTCACGGGCTACGGTGGCGGCCTCGACCGCAAGCAGCGCCTGCTCGCCCTGGAGGCGGGGGCGCAGGCACCCGCCGCCCTCTTCTAG
- a CDS encoding NUDIX domain-containing protein, producing MTTTDYATYIAGLPRVLAGAAALFRDPEGRVLVVEPNYREGWTLPGGTIESDGGETPRQAARRETAEEIGLDVELGPLLALDWSHGTARPPVVAYVYDGGVLAEERFAEIRLQEEELLSWKLIGREEVTAHLPGSLGRRVLAALDVLAGARGPVELENGHPARG from the coding sequence ATGACCACTACCGACTACGCCACGTACATCGCCGGCCTCCCCCGTGTGCTGGCCGGCGCCGCCGCTCTCTTCCGGGACCCGGAGGGCCGGGTCCTCGTCGTGGAGCCCAACTACCGCGAGGGCTGGACCCTGCCCGGCGGCACGATCGAGTCGGACGGCGGCGAGACGCCCCGGCAGGCCGCCCGACGGGAGACGGCGGAGGAGATCGGCCTCGATGTGGAGCTCGGCCCGCTGCTCGCCCTGGACTGGTCGCACGGCACGGCGCGGCCGCCGGTCGTGGCGTACGTGTACGACGGCGGGGTGCTGGCCGAGGAGCGGTTCGCGGAGATCCGGCTCCAGGAGGAGGAGCTGCTCTCCTGGAAGCTGATCGGCCGCGAGGAGGTCACCGCCCACCTGCCGGGCAGCCTGGGCCGGCGCGTCCTCGCCGCGCTGGACGTCCTGGCGGGCGCCCGGGGGCCGGTGGAGCTGGAGAACGGTCACCCCGCGCGCGGCTGA